cagcctgcttggctctctctctcttattcctgatgaaggacttatgctcgaaacgtcgaattctctattcctgagatgctgcctaacctgctgtgctttgaccagcaacacatttgcagctgtttgaAGCCTATGTACAACTTACAATTCTACCCAGtttctgtcatcagcaaatttgaagaTATTACAAATGGTaacttcatccaaatcattggtattAATTGCAAGCAGTTGTGACCTAGCACTGATTCTTGTTCTGGGAACCAGTGTTCAAACCCCACTATGgaagatggtgggatttgaatccaaaactaatctggaattaaaagtctaatgatgaccataaaccACTGgcaattgttggggaaaaacgatctggttcacgaatgtcttttagggaatgaacaagggtaggccattcagcccctcaagactgtTCCAccaccactcaatgagatcatgcctgatctgtaGCCTAACTCCAAATACCTCCCTTTCACCCAGATCTCTTCATACTTTTACTTAACAAAATttgtcaatctcagatttaaaattaacaactgattcagCATCTGCTGCCACATCTACCTCACTTTTTgagtagaagtgcttcctaactgTCTCTCGAACAATCTGGCCCCTAACCAGTTCTCGAACAATCTGGCCCCTAACCAGTTCTAGAATCCCTAACCAGTGGAAGTACTTTATCTACCttatcttttcctgttaataccttgaagattttgatcagatcacccccttaaccttctaaattctagagacaATGAGCCTAATTTagataatttctcctcataattTAATGCCTGAAGGTATCATTCTTGAAACCTACACTGTATTTCCCATCAAGGCCAATGTATTGCCACCTGTCCTtacctgccatctttacctggtctggcctacatgtgactccagactcgcagcaatgtggttgccagTTAACTGCTCTCTCatcaattaaggatggacaataattgctggccaagacaatgatgcctacatcctgtgaagattttattttaaaaatcctcaaATTCAAGAAGCTTTAACTAGCTTCTTAACCATGATTTGTCTTTCATAAATACAAGTTGACTCTGCCCATTTCTAAATGTCTGGTTATCACATCATTCATACCATATGCTAACATTTTTCCTGCATTGATATCAAACTAAAAAATCTGTGGTTATCCATTCttgctgtctccctcccttcttgaatagtgGAGTTGTATTTGCCATCCTAcaacattttgaaagattttatcactgttccttcagtcgCTGAGTCAAAATACAGTAGGTTTGCCCCATTGAGGTAAGGAAGGGATAGTCGGGAGAAGGaaacttggatgacaagagatgtggaacaactaaagaggaagaaggaaacgtACTTAAAGTTGAGGAAGGAAGGATCAAACAGGGCTCTAAAGGGTaacaaggtagtcaggaaggaactgaagaatggacttagtagagctagaagggggcatgaaaaagccttggtgagTACAATCAAGAAAAGCCACAAGGTGTTCTACGCTTatttgaggaacaagaggatgaccaGAGTGAGGGTATGGCTGgccagggatagtggagggaacttgtgcttggagtcggaggaggtaggggaggtttttaatgcttcagtattcaccatTGAGAGggacatttgtgaggacagcgtgaaacagactgatatgcttgaacaggttgtTATTAAGAAGGAGGATGAGTTGGAAATTTTTAAACTCATAAGGGTAGTTAGATCCCTGGGCCAGACAGAATAcaccaaggttactacaggaagtgagagaagaaattgctgcacctttggcgatgatctttgtgtccagatgattggaaggtagcaaatgttattcccttgttcaagaaacggaatagagataaccctgggaattacagaccagtcagtcctaCATAGGGATTGTTGGACAGGAGTCTtacagacaggatttatgatcattTGTAAAATCATAGTTTGACAacagatggtcagcatggatctgtgagggacaggtcatgcctcacaaacctgcttgaattctttgaggatatgccaaaatacattgatgaaagaaaaacagtggatgtggtgtatatggattttagcaatgcGTTTGATAAGAGTCCCCATGGTTGGCTCATTCAAatagtaaggaggcatgggatacagggaaatttggctgcctggatgcagaattggctggcctcTAGAATACAGAGGGTAGTAGTAGAAGGAAAGCTTTCAGAGTCAGGAGTacgatgctggaagagcacaggtcaggcagcaggagattcgacgtttcatgcataagcccttcatcaaatgaGGCTTCAagaaagtattcagtctggagcacagtgaccagtagtgttccagaaggatctgttctgggacctatctcattgtgattttataaatttcttggAAGAGGAAATGGATGGGTAGGTTagtaattttgctgatgacatgaggttggtggagttgtggatagtgtggagggcagttgtagattgcaacaggacattgacagaatgcagaactgggctgagaagtggcaaatggagttcaacctggaaaggtttgaagtgattcattttagaaggtcaaatttgaacaCAGATTACAGgcttaaagataggattcttggtagtgtggaggagcagagggaccttggtgtccatgtctatagatccctcaaagttgctacccaagttgagAGGGTTGTAAAGAAGGTGTACGGtgatttggctttcattagcaggggaattgagtttaagagtcatgagattgTGCTGCTGCTCCATAAGGCCCTGGTCagaccactcttggaatattctgttccattctggttgccacattatgcgaaggatgtgggagctttagagagggtgctgaagagatttaccagatgctgcctggaatcgagggcatgtcttatgaagaaaggttgaaggagctagggctttctcattggagagaataaGGAAgggaggtgacttgataaagatATACAAGATgtggagaggcatagatagaatggattcccagggtggaaatggtggGAAGGGTGCataatttaaggtgattggaggaatgtttatgggagatgtcagaggtagattctttacacagagagtggtgagtgcatgaaatgcactgccaggaaTGGTAgttgagtcagatacattagggacatttaagcaactctcaTATAGCACATAAATGATGGTAAAATgtagggtgtgtaggttagttttgTTTTAGAGTAGGACAaacggtcggcacaacatcaagggccaaggGGCCGATACTGTGctgtaaaaaaaacttggaattccttccccagTGGCATTGCGGGTCAACCCGTAGCAAGTGGATTGcagtgttgtggggaaaatcatcaGTCTCGGAGACAGAGtcggggttcaatgacagagtttattgcacaaggaaataccAGAGCTCCGGTGAAGGAAAGACACCATCAGCACAGAAGTCAGCTGCGAGTATTCTCTTGACCCGAAAGCACATGTCGAGAAATTTTTATCcatcttgtgatacaataggtcaatgatgagattattgtctttgtacaTGGTTTGTTTATATTAATTGTTACAGAATCATTGATACATTTcaatgcagtcattgtcagtttcagagtagacattgtcagtttcaatgtctgcatggaATTCCAATGCTGTAGTAATGGGCACTAATTACTTTTCCAGAGGacaattactgcagccctggccaTTAACATTTTGTATTGGGTCTATATCAAGTTGTTAGCATTTCTGTAAGAGGtgctggctggacccagacacttcagcAGGCAGTGTTCGTATCTGCTCATATTAGCCTTAAACTAATcaagtgcattgtgctggcattctggtggcctcAGGCTGTGTTTATATCTactctgctgtttctctccatgttGTGATCTGGTAGTCATCTTATGTGTCAACTTagccaactgatggctcagcggccatcttgtgtgtccgtgtgcctagtgtcaccctgccccacACCATCTCCCTCTTCAGCAGCAAATCAAGAAGGGACAGGCaagctggccagccagagatgcCTACATCCTACAAATGCATAAAATATAAAGACAGTCATCTTTACACCCGCTATTCCTGTGGTCATCTCCTTCAACACTATGGGATGTAGCTCATTTGATCCAAATGATTTATCAAGCTTCAAACCAGTTACCCTTTCAAGAACTATCACTTgactaattagattagacttacagtgcggaaacaggcccttcggcccaacaagtccacaccgacccaccgaagcgcaacccacccatacccctacatttaccccttacctaacactacgggcaatttagcttggccaattcacctgacccgcacatctttgtgactgtgggaggaaaccggagcacccggaggaaacccacgcagacacggggagaacgtgcaaactccacacagtcagtcgcctgagtcgggaattgaacccgggtctacaggcgctgtgaggcagcagtgctaaccactgtgccaccgtgccgcccataatgccaccgtgccgcccattgtgccaccgtgccgcccataatcttCAGTTTCACAAGTCCTTTGGTAGCCTAAAATTTATGGGACATTATCATCCTTCGTGTTGACAAGTACAAATTAATTGTTTagattctctgccatttctctgtttcCCATTATAAATTTGCCTATCTCAACATAAAATTGCAGCATATAGGTGCATTCATAGATGATTTCATGAATGGTCTTTACAGGCTATTGGAGAGATGTGACCATGGTAACTTAAAGTCTGAGTTCATAAAAGACCAAATTAGTGAAACTCTCCAACAGAGACACTAGAAAATCTTTACACAGGAATTCTGAGTAAAATGGTGTACATTGCCTTTTGTATCACTTAAAAGTTGAAAGAGGTTAAACAACAAAAGGTGAAAGAGAAGACTGTAGAATATTTTGCTGGGCTTTGTAAGTTTACCAAGCAGAAAATCCTGGAGCTAGTTACATAGGATTAAGATGTAGTTTTGTGACATCCATGAGAGGGAAAACTGTACTCATCATGGTTTGGCtgaaatgttttccattccaATCAAAAATGAAGAGCTTCCAGATTCCAAGTGACAAAGTGTACGCAAGGAGGCAGCAGCCAAACCAACCACACCAATCATGAGGATGTACAGTAATAGATAGACGTGCCAGGGACTGATATCATGGTGCTGGTCCTGGCCCTGACTCCCAGCCATGCCCCAAACCAATCACAACAGCCTCACCACCAATGTAGACAGCAAGGACCCATCCTGATTCTAACACAACAACCCGACATGTCAATTTCGCACAACAGCAGCCCCTCCCCCATAGTCCCTAATCCCTGATGCATTCCCACACCATCCTTCACCCCATCTCAGTGAATGGAAGTATCTACAACTCAATTAAATCAGTTTGCTAAACCCTACATTGGACAGGTATCTGCACAGACTTGAGGCCTGCCTTTTGGGGCTGAGGTGATTAGGAAAGCACATGGTCAAGCAAAATGTTCAATcttcccaccttttcctcattAATAAAACTTAGAATACtgcatgctttattaactgttctCCATCTAGCCTAAAACCTTTAATTACTTGAGAAAATCCAGATCTCTCACTCCTGCTAGCCTTTAGAATGGTTTACTTTATACTATCGTCCCATGTTCTACCAAAATATGAACCTCATACTTACCTATACTGAACTTAATCTATCACAAATCTCtgtcaacttgtcaatgtccttttgaagttctaccCTCATAGTTTTCAATGTTTTTACTAGATCACTTCTGGTTTGAAATAACCTATGTACTCAGTAAGCAATTCAGAATATCCATACACATACTGAAGCAGACCAGGTCCAAATACAACAAAATCTATACAATAGCCAGGCTTGCGCTGATCAGTCTCAAGTAACGTtaacaccacacaaatgccaggcattgaccatctccaatgagatAATCCATCCACTGCCTCTTGACTTTCAGTGGTCCCCCACTAACAATATcctagggttaccattgaccagaaattcaactggctTTAAGAGCAGGTAGAAGCTATGAGTACTGCACAAAGTTACTCACGTTCTGACTTGCCAAAGCTTGTCcgccatttacaaggcacaagtcaggttaatggaatactcctcacttgcctgaatgagtgcagcagcaagagcactcaagaagcttgacaccatccagggcaaagcagcccacttgactggcaccacatccacttcctccaccacggaaattcagtagcagcagtgcgcaTCTGCCAGACGCACTGCAAAAATTTACTAACAATCCGAAGACATCTTCTGAACAATGGCGACTTCtgtctagaagaacaagggtagcagatgtatgggtacaccaccacctgcaaattcccctctaagctactcaatcttgacttggaaatatatcactattccttgaCTGTCGCTCATTTAAAATTCCTGGCACTTTCTCGCTAATAATATTCTGAGTCTACCGACAGAATAGGGACAGCAGtgtttcaagaagacaactcaccatcACATTCCCATTGGTTAACTAGGGAATTGGCAATAAACTtgagcccagccagcaatgcccacgtcccacgaatgaatttttaaaaaagtttcaaaaGTGAGACCCGGGCTTTGAGATGGTGCGGTTCAGAAAAGTGTGATATAAAGACAAATCTTTCTCTTATTAGAAACGTTTATGTTTATTTTTCAATAAGTGAGAATCTATGAGAGCTGAGAAATACTTGGCGCAGACAGAACTGGAATGATTCAACAACTGGAACTAGTTCAGCAGCAAAAAGCCACGTAACCATAAAGGGATTTCCTCATACTGTGGGCAGGGAAGTATTAAGCAGCCGGATCCATCAGAAATTGTAGGAAGGTAAGTATTTCAGAGAAATGGTGAGGAGGATAGCATGCTGAAGTGTAGGAAGTATTAAGGTCTTGCAAAAGTACTATCGGTTGGAAATCGCTGATACTGATACTGGGAAGTACTAGAGCCTTAAGCAGTTACTACTTCCTGTTCCCAGCCTGCATGGCTGCAATGTTGCTGAAGCCGAGAGCAAAGCGTTGTGTTTGCAGCACCTGAACCCTGGAGGTTAGGGATCAGCTGCAAGTTCCAGAGTACAGTGCAGACAGCTGGCAACCTGAGCTGTCTGCGGGACTCGGGTCTGAGCCTGAACCCTGTTTGAATGGGACCGAAGAAAAGGAAAGTGGTGACTGCCCGGCCTGGGGCGAGGGAAAGAAGGAGCGGGCTGTCTGTGCAGCTGCAGCCTGGTGTGGGACAGGGAGCGGAGCCGGAGCCCCGGGGCCATCTGCAGCAGCAGCTCCCGGAGGAGGCTCCGGTCACCAGCGTCTATTTCAACAAAGTGGCCCACCGCAGGCTGTCCTCGGGCTTCTTCAATCGGCCTTGTGTGACTTTGGCCAAGGAGTTTCTGGGTCAGGTCATGGTCCGAAAGTTTCCGGATGGTAGTGAAGTGAAAGGCAGAATAGTAGAGACTGAAGCTTACCTGGGCGGTGAGGACCAAGCGTCCCATTCCTGCGGGGGCAAACAGACTCCGAGGAATGCCGCTATGTTTATGACTCCAGGCACCATGTATGTTTATCAGATTTATGGGGTGTATTTCTGCTTAAATGTGTCCAGTCAGGGAGATGGTGCGGCCGTTCTGGTACGATCGCTGGAACCTCTACATGGATTGGACACAATGAGACAACTTCGCAGCAAACGGAGGCGAGAAGCTGGGAAGCCCCTGAAAGACCATGAGCTATGTAACGGACCCTCGAAACTGTGTCAGGCGTTAGATATCACCAAGATCTTTGACAGGGGAGACTTGGCTACAGGCAATGAAATCTGGTTGGAACCTGGCCCTGAAGAAATAAATGGAGCAGATATAGTGTCCACCAGCCGCATTGGGATAGGctatgcaggggaatgggttaaCAAACCCCTGAGATTTTATATAAAGGGCAACAAATGTGTGAGTGTTGTAGACAGGGACGCTGAAAAGGAGAAAGACTAGTTGGGTTATGCCGTTACGAAATCACTGTTATGGTGCCCTAATTTTTCATTGTCTGTTTCAAAGCTTTTATTTTTACTGGCAAAAGCTTCAGACATTGTTAACTCTAAGTAACTTAGTCTGTTCAAAACACCACGTATAGTGCAATATTGCAAAAATTCCGAACGTTCTGTTTTGCTTTTTACAGTCCTCATATTGATTGGCTGCAAGGGAGTTGAATTGAAAACATAGAAAACACAGATTAGTTCAAACCCATCATTGCGTTGAAGCCTCTTCTAAACCACCctgaacaaataaaattatttcaTATACAACTGCATAATGATGCAGATTTCTGAGAAAATACTTTGAAATATGTGTATTATATATGTCTTAATTAATTTTCACAATAAAATACCTTTTTTTTGCAATGCTCTATTATGTGACTACAGAAGCCCTTTATCCCAACAGGTCTATACTTTGTCAAGCAATTCAAAAtggcagcagggtggctcagtggtgagcactgctgcctcatagtgtttgggccccaggttcaattccagcctacccgcagtgctatgagctagtgagggtaggaacaggaggatagagcagatgaatgtatggctgatgagttggtatatgggagaaggattcacatttttggatcattggaatctcttttggggtagaagtgacctggacaaAAAGATTGGATTGCACCTAAATCGAAGGTGACTGATAtaatggcagggaaatttgctagaactgatcaggaggatttaaactaataaggtggcagggtgggacccagggagaatctgagactagtacaattgagaacaaaagtgagtcaaacagtcagggcaggcagggacaaggtaggactaataaactgcatttatttcaatgcaaggggcctaatagggatggcagataaactcagggcatggttaggaacatgggactgggatatcatagcaatcacagaaacatggctcagggacaggtaggactggcagcttaatgttccaggatggaaatgttacaggaaggatagaaagggaggcaaggtggggggtggcatttttgataagggatagcattacagctgtgctgagggaagatattcccggaaatacatccagggaagttatttgggtggaactgagaaatatgaaagggatgatcactttattggaattgtattatagacctcctaatagtcagagggaaattgagaaacaaatttgtaaggagatctcagctatctgtaagaataatagggtagttatggtaggggattttaactttccaaacattgactgggactaccatagtgttaaaggtttggatgaagaggaatttcttaagtgcatacaagacaattttctgattcagtatgtggatgtacctactagagaaggtgcaaaacttgacctactcttgggaaataaggcagggcaggtgactgaggtgtcagtgggggagcactttggtgccagtgaccataattctattagttttaaaatagtgatggaaaagaatagaccagatctaaaagttgaagttctaaattggagaaaggctaattttgacagtattaggcaagaactgatACTTATTGTACTGACAGTATTagacaaaagctgattggaggcagatgttcgcaggtaaagggacggctggaaaatggaagtgggcggcacggcgcagcagttagcactgctgcctcacagcgccagagacccaggttcaattcccgcctctggcgactgactgtgtggagtttgc
Above is a genomic segment from Hemiscyllium ocellatum isolate sHemOce1 chromosome 3, sHemOce1.pat.X.cur, whole genome shotgun sequence containing:
- the mpg gene encoding DNA-3-methyladenine glycosylase, whose protein sequence is MGPKKRKVVTARPGARERRSGLSVQLQPGVGQGAEPEPRGHLQQQLPEEAPVTSVYFNKVAHRRLSSGFFNRPCVTLAKEFLGQVMVRKFPDGSEVKGRIVETEAYLGGEDQASHSCGGKQTPRNAAMFMTPGTMYVYQIYGVYFCLNVSSQGDGAAVLVRSLEPLHGLDTMRQLRSKRRREAGKPLKDHELCNGPSKLCQALDITKIFDRGDLATGNEIWLEPGPEEINGADIVSTSRIGIGYAGEWVNKPLRFYIKGNKCVSVVDRDAEKEKD